In Ciconia boyciana chromosome 1, ASM3463844v1, whole genome shotgun sequence, the genomic stretch GAACTAcacttttttaattgcttatatTCTTTATAGGCAAAGTAACAGCACTCTACCGTATGAATAACCTAATAATCTATGTATTAATTTATATGTAACTAGTTGGGGGGGGTTATTCtgcaatgtttttaaattaactagCTCTGAAGGATATGGTATGTGCAATAGTCCTGAAAAGGTAGTCAATAAATATCTTTACAGAGCCTCTGAATTACAGTGGTTTGTGTCTTAATATTGTGCcgttaaaagtatttttcagctcaggcaccatttggggaaaaaaaatcaccagactgaagcaaaataacattttcaggttttgaatatgAAAAGATCTTTAATCATAATGCTGGGGTTGACATGAGACAAGACATTTGACCCAAAAAAGAAGGCATTTCACTTTCTAACACATTTTCAGACTTCAAAATGTGTCAGAGTTTTAACAAAAGCCTTTAACTGAAATGCTGAAGTACTTctctggaaatgctgaaatgtgcATAGTGAAACATACACAGTACAGTAACTTTGGAGGGAAACGTGGAATTTTCCACAGTTCACTCCTGCAAAATTTTCCGAGTATTTGCATTAGGGGCATATTAGAGGTACATTTCACAAATTTAGTAGAAATTGTAAGGGATAAGGAGTATTCACGTACCATGTTGTGTCTTAGCCTTTCTTAATGAGCTGATTTACTTAAATGTTGCCTTTAACTACAAAATAACGTCgctattacattttttttcataagtgTCATTTATGGATAGAGTCCAAAAATGGGATATTTTGGTTCTTAAAGGAGGTTTAGAAGAAACTGTGAGCACAGTAGGTTATAATGAAAGCTCTTTTGTAATCTGACTCTTAATGGGTGCAATTAGCATCTTCTTTAGTATCCAAAGTTTGTCATGGTAAGAAATGACAAATTCTTACCATGGGCTGCAAATGCTTTACTCAGAGTGGGGCTTAATGAACTACTTCACTTcagtggacttttttttttctttttttttaaatcagtgggaTTACTCATTTAGTGACTGCTTAAAATGTAGGTAAAAGCTTCGGTAAGGCCCTGCAAAAACATGTTTAATTACATTAGTAATAGCGAGAATGCTCACATACTGGATGTTTCATGAATATTGTTAAAACGTAGACACCACAATCAATTTGAGAGAAGCCAGCTCAGGAGTTTAAGTTTTTCTTGTTAAATTCAGCATGGCTTGAGAAACATTTGCCGTAAAAACAGCAATTCAACAGTTGTCTCCAATGCATGGAGAAGGGTATGCTTTAAGTACCCTGAAGTTACATTTTCTCAATGGGgaatatatctatatctatatagaGATATATAAATGAggtatatatatgtaaaaatatatatataaagagagagagagatagcTAGATATCTTATTAATTTCAGACTGTTTCTTCGCCTTTGCTGCTCTGTCTAGAATAAAGAAACCAATCCTCTTCCCCACACGTGCTGCACTgagtttgggggattttttgttgttgttttaacatgagaataaaagcagtatttcaaatTAGTCTTTAGCTGCTGATGCTGCATTTTGTAGGGTAAATCTgtgttgctttttcatttgaaaggaaGTCAGCCACACTGAAGGTATGGTTCACTTTTTAATCTGTAGCCCCAAAGTCCTTCTGAAGAGCCATCGTGCTGTGCCTGTGGAAGCAGCAGACTGCATCACGTGGTTGGTGTCTCTTTCCGCAGAAGATCTCTACACCTTTACAACTCTCACTTATACGCACCTACTACTTTCCTGGCTTCTCTGTCTGTCCATAATTAAGTGAGGTGTTACCCATCAGTGTCCACAGATGGAGAGCTGTCAGTCAGTTGGTGTTACCATATTGCTCATGAACATTTTGTTCCACAGCTGCAGTCATGTGCGTGCTAAAGCCGTGGTACTTTACACCAAGAGCTCATGTGCAAGCGTATCTGTTGGTTACTCACAAGTTGCAAGACATTAACCACAGCCCTCCATAGGGGCACTAGACATCTAGTGTAGGTATGAGACAATGTACCTGGGAAACTGCAGCTGCCTTTAATTACGTGTATCATAGCAAAGATGAGCTAAAGGCTTCACATTTCAAAAGCCACCTTggacttctttctctctctcattgctAATAAGGACTTTAATCCCAGTCTGTGCATTTTTTGTTAAGAGTAGCACCTTTGATTTTAGCGttgcattttcagttgtttttttttttccccacacacacacatctccCCCCTGCATGGCCAGCATAAAAGTACATAAAACTATAGTAAGACTCTGGGAACTTAAAATCTCCCCCTGGCTGGCTCCAAAAGGGCCTTGGGGTCCCTTCTGCTATAAATTATTACATAATTCTATGAAATGAGGTAAGAATTCAGCTTCTTATTGTGGAAAACACAACAGAGTAGAGTTAACTTTAGGGGCATTTGAAGAGGTCCTGTCTGAAACTGAATTAtggtaattaaaatgaaaatttacttGAGCAACCCTGTCTGTAAGCATGGAGAAGTAGATTTTACACCTTTGCAAGACAGCAGTATGTAAGTATGAGAGTGCTTCTGCTGCTTGCCCCACAGTCTGGGAATATGAGACTAAAGATTCACAGTTTAGAAAGGGGACTAACTTCTgagcttttttaatattatctttCGCATCAGAAGTGTTTGATactttattcaaagaaaaagttgCTTCAGTTACCAGTTGAATTGTCCAACCTGTCATGCAGGTAGGACTCAGATGTCCCATCCAGTAGATGGgacagggctggaggcaggtACATCTTTGACAGAGCTCAGGCAGAGGCTGAAGACCCAGAGAGTCACAGGAGGAGAAGCTGATGAGGACCTTAAGGCCTATTAGAGCACTCATAGCCCTGGCAATACCCAAGAGGAGGTACATGATTTGcaaacagatggaaaacatttttattacagatcCACTTCCATTGTCCcctatgttattttttttatttccctgtttaCACATTACTTGCTTTCCTCACTTTTGCAGCACAAGTCACTGGAAATAGCTCAACAATGCTGCAAacatttgctttgcatttggtCACTCTGAGTTCAAAGGCACATGCTAGCTACAGATCTAGAGGACTTACTACCTTTATTAGACTAAGgtgtttttaaaacctgaaacaaaTGACATGTctgatttcttaaaaatcaattagtgacatttgttctttatttttcaaatacatgaaTCTAATAAAGGCACTAAGTCAGACTGCTCTTAGCATTTTTGTATTCTAGATCCAGAAATAGCATATATCCATGACACTTGAATGGCCAAGTAACGTATTTACTGAGTACACCCACAGGCATTAATTTCACCAGCCTTTAGCTTCAGTACCTCATCATCATACCTTCCAGGCAGTACCTATGGTTCCACGTTCAAGAATTTGCAACGTAAAGGGACAAAATACAGGTGGAAAGGCAGGCTATCATCTTCATTTCCTTGTACTGCAATGTTGTCTTATAGTCCAAGCGCCTTCCCTAGCTAAGAGCTTTCTTTCAGATCCCAAGGTTCAGCATCAGAAGAAGATGGGAGCCACCAGCTTACTAACCACAAGTGTTATGAGTAACTTCATGCTTGGTCTGGTATCTGTATACCCAGCAGCGATGCAGGTCAGCTCTGAATAAGTATAAGACACTGTctgataaatgcatttttctcagccCCCAAGTGGCTTCTGTAAGTTGCAATTAgactgtaaggaaaaaaaccacaaacttcagaaaacactaaaatattgaaacccaaataaaaagttccttcagctcagcagcagctgcctcaggGATATGTACAACAGCAGTGGGCTCCAACACACTCTTCAGCCCCCACAGATGGCATCTTTCCTGTACATCACGCAGTTCATGTGCACAATGCTCATCCTCACATGAGCATCTCTTCTCCCCTGCCCTTtcctggaggcagctgctgccaacGTCTGTTCGTGGGAAGGCTCAGCACCCCCAAATCCACAAGTACTGATTTGCAGTCCTGTTGTGTGACCTTCACACTGACACCTGGCAACTTCTGAGTTCCCTGTTTGCATCAGACAAAGTCTTAGGGAAAACAGAACAGCGAAATGCAAATTTCTGTGCAAGtgttataaaattatttacatcaCATGTTGTTTTATCAGTAAAATGGGTCTTCTGACAAAAAGCTCTGCCTGTTGTCTAACAATTTGACTCAGAGCACCAACAAAGTTGCGTTCTTCTTACAGATCCACTTCTTTAAAGTCTGGCAGTTATCTGTTTGGatcatgttttttcttctgtaaacagCACAGTTCTTGTCAGTGTCCATTCTACTTACAGCTATCCTGGTGAGAGAACAAAAGGAATGCAATGAGTTGTCAGCTTTAAATTGAGTACTggataaaaatattgataacATCTTGAGTGTGGGGTTTGGGTGACACCCATTCGGTAACCTGCTGAAGCACAGTTCCTCAACAGCCATGCATAGGTAGGATGGGCACCCACAGCAGAGACTGGTGGCTGCTGAGGGATTGATGCTCATGAACATCAGTGTAAGAAGCATGAGAAAACCTCCACATGCAGCCATGATGCTGAACTGTAATGgtgaaagggaggggaagaaccCCTCAGCAGCACGGATCCCAGCACCCAGACTATGTGACAGGCATCACATTCAACAGAGGTGGTATACATGGTCTGTACACTGAGAGAGTTTGTTGacagtgatttcagtgggagAAGTGTGTATTAATATCCCTCTGCATTAATACATACATGGACTGTGACTGTGGTTGGTCTTGAAGGCggaaaacaaatctgtttcCAAAGGTGTCCAGCAGGAACCAGTTAACCTGGAACTGGCCGTGAAATAGGCTCTAAATAGGTGCCTGAGGCTACAGGACTAGATCTGTGCTTTGGGAAATTAGCTTGGATTCAGAGTTGTATTTACATGTGGAGTGCCATACCTTAGCTTTTGCCAAAGACACCCTCTCCCCACAAATcatcaccttttttcttttactccaTGATCTTCCACTGAACTCCATTGTTTCTTCATGTCTTGAATCTTCAACCCAATCCAGATATATTTGGCATCTTTCTCTTTATTGTCTATGAATTCCTGTGGAACAAGTAGAAGCATGTTACCCAACAGCAGagcttttctgctgtgctcAGGTCACTGTCCCATCTCATGCACAGCTTTTCAGGTAGTGCCTCACGTGGGGAGCAAGGGCAGGGATCCAGCCATGGGAAAGCAGTCCATTACAATGGCCCATATGCACGTGACCAGCCACAGAGTTTCAATTCAGGCTGGTGCTCAGGCTGACTGGCTTCCTGTcagctgtcaaaaaaacccctcagtgATGCTCCTCACCCTAATGAGCCAGGTTGCAAAGCCTGGTCTTTAAGGTAAAAGACCTGTTCCTCAGGGAACGATAAGTTTCTCAGAAGAGCCATTCAGCAATACCTTGCTATTcattttcccaaaggaaaatgagaaggaGGTTTGGCTATTTGAATTTCCATTTAGTGGTTGAATCAGACCTCTCTTCCCAGAGCCAAGTAATGGAAATGGGTGGGAAGTCCCCAGCATTTCCTCCTCCCAGTCAAAACTACTCTGGCTTTCACACTTGCATCTCTTGTGCTTCTCCTCTTCAGCTCTACTCTGTTGACCCTCTCCAAAACAAGCTCCTGTCTGTAGATGCTCTGCACTTGATGGGGCTCTTGCTTGCCTGTATGTACACCTAACATCTGGGCCATGTTCACTTGGTGAAATGTTTGGCTAAGGCAGATGCCTGTCACACAATTTTAGGGCTGCTGCAAGACTCACCATCTCAATTTCATCTTCAATGACAAGAAGCTGGGATTTCCTGGCCAGGCAGTTTGTCTGGCTGTCATCCCAGCTTACAGCCTTCTCGGAGAAGTAGTAACATCTCCCCCTGTGTAATTGCCACCCTGGAGGACACAGCTCACATGTTGTTCCTGTGGGCGGAGAGAGGGAACTGATAGCTCGTACAATGACTTGTTCCAGTTGCCTTGTAGCATTTTATGTTCATGCGGCTGGCTAGCTGGTCCAAAAGTGCCCAGTTCCCACTCCCAAGCATATGTTTGCTGGGTGCAGAGCAACATTTCAAGGCTCCAGTGCCACTCCTCTCCTCAGCTTCCCACTCCCTTGCCGTGGTGGTATGCACTCCCACTGCACTCCCACTTCTGCACTCCCACTGCATATCACCAGGCTTTCCACCTCCCTGTGCACCTGCTCGAcggagagcactgggaggacCTGGAGGGCTGCAAAGACactttttctcctcccacaTGCAGCCCTTGTGAGGAGACACTGTGCGATATGCTGTGATGTGGAATGTGTGGATTTGACACGTGATGTGACTGGAAAGCACAGCTAGTTAAATGATGTTCAAACTATTTCcatggagctggagaaggaacTGTGTTAAATAAGGCGAACACTGCTATTCCCAGGTCTATTTCCCATTTCATTCAGAGCACCTGGGAGGAACGTCCCCCACATTTTCTGTCTTGGCTTCCTCTAATGTTTCAAAGTAACATCATTACAATCAATCCTTAGAAAAGCATTAATATTTGCCAACAAATAACAGATCCACAATAAAAAGACCCAGGAAGGTCTTCCCCTGCCTGATCCTTGCAAAAGGATAGGAAAGCTAAATTCCCTCCCATGCTTTGTGAACAATTATTGTCCGGAAAGTGTTCTTCAGGACAAGGGGAGGATCTACGATATATGGCATTTCTGACAACAGCTCCTGGCAGAAAGAAATGCGAAGAAAGTACCTGAAACTATTTATGCCAAAAGAGGAGCAAAACTGTTGTCGTTAAAATGTTAGTTTAGATCCTGGCATCACTTCTATGCAGGAATGGCATGCTTCCTGGGTAGTACCAGTGATTTCCCATAAATTGCAGGGTGTCATAGAAATGGGAACAGAAACAACAGAATTGTGCACACAATACATCCTCTATGCTGTGAAAGGACTAACTTCCCTCACCCTGTCCATCTTCACACAGTTCCTCCATGAGCCTTTTCAGGAGCACTGCCGAGATAGTGTTCTCTGAAGAAGTGTGATCACCAGTGCTATTTAGACCATACTGGGACAAACTTTCCaattttcctgctctgcccttcaaaacttgaaaaaaaaaaaaaaaaaaagagagattatgGTTAACAACAGTGTCAAGGAAATGTAGTCTTTGTATCCACTGTTATACTGTGAATGTGaagatatgtgtgtgtgtgtatatattggGGGGTATACACACTCAGCTATGAGCATACTCAGTGATTCTGTCTGGCAAAGGGTGTAGCTGCTTAATAATATGGAcaatacaagaaaagaaaagtttgtcatttttaatagcTGGACATATAAAGAATACACAATATTGTGGTGAGATTTTAGGGAGGGTTGGGAGGTAcatgttttttctgaagtttttcaaGACTGTTTTCTCTTAGGAAATTAATATCTTCTCTGGAACAGTTCTTGTATAACTGGAGCATGCTGTGGATTTTGATATTGCCAGTACCAGGGAAGTCTGATTAAATGAAATGATCTGAagcctgatttttattttatttgttcaaaCCTACAAAGTAATTAAGTGAAATGGTTTCAAAGTAGCATCATGGATGCAACTTTTACCTTGTAAGTCAGGAAGGCCAAATTTTTTGATTGTCATAATGATTTGAAATCTGCTTCTACAGCCTTTCAGTGTCACTGATGGCAAGGTAGACTGCAGCAACTCCCCTTCATCTGCGCTATATATGTTAAATGACAGGTAGCAAATGTTCCCTTTGGAacacaacatttattttcctgtatttgtgtATAACGTGACACCTTTAATGCAACACTAAGggaatttttcttttggcatCACTCTGCTTGTGAGATTTAACCATGTCTGCAAAAGAAGGGATGAAGCGGATGGTAGGATCTACTCACATTGCTTGGCTAGCACGGCTATGACACCCAGCAGGACGAGCACAAGGACTCCCAGGACCAGCGCCACATAGAACCAGGCTGAGCACCTGTGTCGGCAGcctggagggaggcaggaggaagagcagctTAAGGTCTTTGCACTGTTAAAATTAACACTGCCTATATGTATGCCAGTTTCTTACATGgaaacaacagagaaataatCTGCCTAAAATCACTGCTGTTTGAAGTATGTGGGGACATTTTACTTATTGATAATTTACATCCGTTTTGCATACATGAAAGTGAAATCGAAAGATCATTTTGTCAGATAGAGCAAGTGATTTTCAATCAATCATTCCATTAAgaattctctctttctcctttgagtTAATTTTTTCAAGCATTGCCTCCTTCCACTTACGCACCCACACCCTGCAAGACCCTGCAGAACAATTCAGGAAAAGTATCAGGGATGGCCTGTGGTATGTTCTTCCTCTCTGGTCATGCTCTCCTGTGCCTGTCGTGGCTGAAAGCTAACTTACCTGAAtgcacagaaaaggcaaaaaaatctcATACTGACACCACAGCACAGTGAAGTACATCTGACCAAGCATCTCTCCATCCGTTTGGCATTCATCAGTTTGTGAGAGTGAAACACTCAGGAAAAGGCACGACCCGAGGAAATTTGGGGTCAAGGTGCCATTTCCACAAGCCATGGACTTGCACTTTcataacttctgttttcctgaccTTGCCTGCATGAGGTGAGCAACTGCCCCATTCTCCGGCTGCCTAAGATGTATTTTGTAATGTTCCCTTTCAGCTCACAGAGTTCTGTGGGCCTGACCTTGTCTGGCGCATGTCCTTCACTACAGAGAGGGTGGCAACCATGAGTGCACTAACTGCACATAGACAGCTGGGTATCATGCTACTTCCAAAGCCAAATGTGTCCCTGTGACTGTTCCTGCAGAGACACTTACAGGAGGGTTCctaaaaaaaatgtggaattttactttcctttgCTAAATTTTCAATGTAGGGcacaaaggcatttttaaaaattatctttaaaatctctttcagtattatttttacaagGAAAGTGTGAGaaaccagtgaaaaaaaaagtatgaaatgaTAAATCAGTTCTTTATTGAGAGATTGAACGTAAAGACTCTTGATAACCGGTTTTACTGTTGGGTTATAGGAAAGACTAAATCTATAATTAGTaaccaacaaccaaacaaaatagCACACTACCAGAAGCGGAagtctctgctctgctgctccctttGGGTTTCGGCTTCACGCGCAGCTCAGCGTATGTGATCATGTTTCCTGTAAGGAGTAGGGAAATGCTGACATTTGTGGTTGTGCAAACCATTAAGTGGAGAAACAATAAAGAATTACGTAGAAGATCAAGTCTGTATAAAAAGGGGCATGTGTTTCCAGAGCTGCtagttcagcttttttttttttttaagaaacaacaGGCAAGATGATGACTTATCAtttcctgctgctgtcaggAAGTAACTAAAAGCCTCTTCCATAATCTTTGCTTGAACTACTTGGGTCCTGTGTGGCTGGACcaggagacagacagaaaaactgaatgATGGGTAAGACCTGGGTACTATCCATAGCAAACATCTCATTTGTTGCTAAGCCATCTCAGGAGGTATCATAGGGGCTTAAGGGGCATCAGAGCTGTGACCGCTTCATGGAGCAGGGAGACCCCAAAGGGGAAACTGCCACTCAGAGAAATGCTTCTGCAGCAAGGTGATTCTTGGGGGCATTCCTGACTTGTGAATGTTTACGCCAGGATATTATGTGATGCCTGTAATCGCAGAGGAATGGACCTGATGGTTGAAGACATCCCTTTCCAGATGTACattgccaaaacaaaacaaaaaagacattaaaatagcATGGTGTGAGTTAGGTGCACATGGATTCTTTCTGAACACATTTTCGATTTTGTTTTAGCTGAGTATTTTGTAGAGCTACTGGCTAGTTTTATAGAAGATATTTGGACCTTTGGTAGACTGATCTTCTTTCCATAAATGGTGAGATTTTAGCAATCTGAATCAAGAATAAGCTTCTGTGCTACAGCCTTAGTTTGTGATCACTGgggcttttaaaaagaagtaagcAATTTGTGTTATATAAAATCTCACTGATCAGGGAAAAACTTGGCAGAAGAAGTGAGTCTCATTAGGATAAAATGAGGTAGCATTTGATATGAGAATTGCTGAAGTGTGGAGAGGctttacagtaagaaaaatactgagGACCTGATTGGCAAATAAGGTTTATTCATACAGGTAAGGTATTCCTTGCTTTAGTGAACCTGACCTAATatgctttgctgtttgctttattACAATTTATTAGTTCAATGAACTACAAAAAATTTGTAAATTACATTTAACTGTACAGAAAAGTAACTGTTCTCAAAAAGAAATGCTCAtagaagtttttcttcttagaatgtaaatatttttcaaagaagaacagtcaggacttttaaaatttaaatgcacTTATAAATGGAGACACTtcttctaaaatacatactttagAAAATATGCTACTAttactaaatattttctctctcaaataaAGATCCGTTCCTTTAAAGAATATCTCTCAGGctgtatgaaaaaatattatccacgcaaactgaatatttaaaaaaaattattacttctATTACAGTGTGTATTGGCACATGATCATTTGAATGTGAAGTCCTCAGAAGTCAGCAAGTGGTTTTAAAATACCATGTAACCTTAATTTTGCCGGATGCTTACACACCCTTACCTAGTTTAGCAACAAGGAGCCCTGGTACTCGGTGGAGATCTCTGTCACTtactaaaactgaaatttcactttatttctaTATGCAAATTGTCAAGTGCAGAAAGACATCTCTATTCACTGGAAGCTTCTGCTTCGTGAATGTGCAGATAGGGAGTGCTTCTGGCAGGTCATTCACTCCAGAGTCAAGCTTTACAGCCATCAGGCTCTTGCAATCACCTGGACACCAGGTTGAACGTGAGCCCATGGTGCACCCTCATCATCACAGCTCATACGTGTCACC encodes the following:
- the LOC140646513 gene encoding killer cell lectin-like receptor subfamily F member 1; protein product: MAGDITYADVAMLPRERPHVPSRTSVPGNMITYAELRVKPKPKGSSRAETSASGCRHRCSAWFYVALVLGVLVLVLLGVIAVLAKQFLKGRAGKLESLSQYGLNSTGDHTSSENTISAVLLKRLMEELCEDGQGTTCELCPPGWQLHRGRCYYFSEKAVSWDDSQTNCLARKSQLLVIEDEIEMEFIDNKEKDAKYIWIGLKIQDMKKQWSSVEDHGVKEKRIAVSRMDTDKNCAVYRRKNMIQTDNCQTLKKWICKKNATLLVL